A part of Vigna radiata var. radiata cultivar VC1973A chromosome 11, Vradiata_ver6, whole genome shotgun sequence genomic DNA contains:
- the LOC106776552 gene encoding pentatricopeptide repeat-containing protein At4g33170-like, producing MIRSSVSLKVKKGFLLQLQACFVSTAATGEIYSNLLRRYAQNSDLLHGRAIHARSIKGSIPSTRFLQNHLLNMYVKIGDLSSGLKMFDEMPSRNVVSWSAVMSGCVQNGCARETLSLFSRMHQEGVTKPNEFTFVSALHACSLTEAENYGTLPHQIYSLVMRSGFMSNIFLLNAFLAALIRHGKLAEAIVVFETSPDKDTVSWNTMIGGYLLFSCDQIPEFWCSMNREGIRPDNFTFTTALTGLAALSYLQMGTQVHAHLVKSGYGDDLCVSNSLADMYIKNHKLVEAFRAFHETPNKDVCSWSHIAAGCLHFGEPRKALALVADMKKMGVKPNKFTLTTALNACASLASLEEGKQIHGLRIKLEGEIDIDVCVDNATLDMYAKCGCMDSAWGLFRSMNSRSVISWTTMIMACAQNGQSREAIQVFDEMRETSVLPNHITFVCVLYACSQGGFVDEGWKYFSSMTRDYGIFPEEDHYACMVNILGKAGLVKEAKELILRMPVQPSALVWQTLLSACQLHGDVPTGKLAAERALRRDQKDPSTYLLLSNMFAEYSNWDGVLIMRELMEMKDVKKVPGSSWIET from the coding sequence ATGATTCGGTCCTCCGTTTCCTTGAAAGTAAAAAAAGGGTTCCTTTTGCAGTTGCAGGCATGTTTTGTATCAACGGCGGCCACAGGGGAGATATATTCTAATCTGTTGCGAAGATATGCGCAGAACTCAGATTTGCTCCATGGAAGAGCAATTCACGCAAGATCAATCAAAGGGTCTATTCCTTCAACCCGTTTTCTTCAAAACCATTTGCTTAACATGTATGTCAAAATCGGAGACCTTTCTTCGGGCCTCAAAATGTTTGACGAAATGCCCAGCAGGAATGTAGTGTCTTGGTCCGCTGTCATGTCTGGTTGCGTCCAAAATGGCTGCGCTCGGGAGACTCTTTCTTTGTTTAGCCGTATGCACCAGGAGGGAGTTACAAAACCGAATGAATTCACATTTGTTAGTGCTCTCCACGCGTGCTCTTTAACCGAAGCTGAGAATTACGGGACTCTGCCTCACCAGATTTATTCGTTAGTTATGCGGTCAGGATTTATGTCTAATATCTTCTTACTCAATGCCTTTTTGGCAGCCCTAATCAGACATGGTAAGTTGGCGGAAGCCATTGTGGTTTTTGAGACAAGCCCAGACAAAGATACCGTATCTTGGAATACCATGATAGGGGGTTACTTGCTGTTTTCTTGTGATCAGATTCCCGAATTTTGGTGTTCTATGAATCGTGAAGGTATTAGACCTGATAACTTTACATTTACCACCGCCCTCACTGGGTTGGCTGCTCTGTCTTATCTTCAAATGGGAACGCAAGTTCATGCACACCTTGTCAAAAGTGGTTATGGGGATGACCTCTGTGTGAGCAACTCACTGGCtgatatgtatataaaaaatcataagttGGTCGAGGCTTTCAGAGCCTTTCATGAGACGCCTAACAAAGATGTGTGCTCTTGGTCCCATATTGCCGCTGGATGTTTACATTTCGGGGAACCGAGAAAAGCACTTGCACTCGTTGCAGACATGAAGAAAATGGGTGTAAAGCCAAACAAATTTACCCTGACAACTGCCCTAAATGCTTGTGCGAGTTTGGCTTCCCTAGAGGAAGGGAAACAGATTCATGGCTTGAGGATCAAACTTGAAGGGGAAATAGACATTGATGTCTGTGTTGATAATGCTACTCTCGATATGTATGCAAAATGTGGATGCATGGATAGTGCTTGGGGTCTTTTTCGATCAATGAACTCCCGTTCTGTCATCTCATGGACAACAATGATAATGGCGTGTGCACAGAATGGCCAATCCCGAGAAGCTATTCAAGTTTTTGATGAAATGAGGGAGACAAGTGTACTTCCAAATCACATCACCTTCGTGTGTGTTCTTTATGCATGTAGTCAAGGTGGTTTTGTTGATGAGGGGTGGAAGTATTTTTCCTCCATGACTCGAGACTATGGAATCTTCCCTGAAGAAGATCACTACGCCTGTATGGTGAATATTCTTGGCAAGGCTGGACTTGTTAAAGAAGCTAAGGAGTTAATCCTAAGAATGCCAGTTCAGCCGAGTGCGCTAGTTTGGCAAACATTGCTCAGTGCTTGTCAGCTTCACGGCGATGTACCAACTGGGAAACTTGCAGCAGAACGTGCCCTACGACGAGACCAAAAAGACCCATCAACCTATTTGTTGTTGTCTAACATGTTTGCTGAATATAGCAACTGGGATGGCGTGTTGATTATGAGAGAACTGATGGAGATGAAGGATGTAAAGAAAGTTCCAGGATCCAGTTGGATTGAAACGTGA
- the LOC106777560 gene encoding presequence protease 1, chloroplastic/mitochondrial has product MERAALVRCLPCSSVLCRTYLHSHSHACRRFSIPSFPTFSRPSSFLRRRPSRLLPSSSSPPHFRTSSNRFSSFSPQAVLSPSPSPSPSPPPAFPQVKDEVALELGFQKVSEEFIPECKSKVVLFRHIKTGAQVMSVSNDDENKVFGIVFRTPPKDSTGIPHILEHSVLCGSRKYPLKEPFVELLKGSLNTFLNAFTYPDRTCYPVASTNSKDFYNLVDVYLDAVFFPRCVEDFQIFQQEGWHFELNDPSEDITYKGVVFNEMKGVYSQPDNILGRASQQALFPDNTYGVDSGGDPRVIPKLTFEEFKEFHRKYYHPSNSRIWFYGNDDPNERLRILKEYLDLFDSSLASEESRVEPQALFSKPVRIVETYPAGEEGDLKKKHMVCLNWLLSDKPLDLETELTIGFLNHLLLGTPASPLRKILLESELGDAIVGGGVEDELLQPQFSIGMKGVSEDDIHKVEELVTSTLKKLAEEGFDTDAIEASMNTIEFSLRENNTGSFPRGLSLMLQSMGKWIYDMNPFEPLKYEKPLEGLKSRISKEGSKSVFSPLIEKFILNNPHKVTVEMQPDPEKAAREEATEKQILQKVKTSMTAEDLAELTRATHELRLKQETPDPPEALKTVPSLSLQDIPKEPIRVPTEVGDINGVKVLQHDLFTNDVLYTEIVFNMNSLKQELLPLVPLFCQSLLEMGTKDLTFVQLNQLIGRKTGGISVYPFTSSVRGKEDPCSHMIVRGKAMAGCVEDLYDLVNSVLQDVQFTDQQRFKQFVSQSRARMENRLRGSGHGIAAARMDAKLNAAGWMSEKMGGLSYLEFLETLEERVDEDWVDISSSLEEIRKSIFSKQGCLVNVTADRKNLANAEKVVSKFVDLLPTSSPIATTPRNFRLPLTNEAIVIPTQVNYVGKAANIYDVGYQFNGSAYVISKYISNTWLWDRVRVSGGAYGGFCDFDTHSGVFSFLSYRDPNLLKTLDVYDGTGDFLRKLQIDDDTLTKAIIGTIGDVDAYQLPDAKGYSSMLRYLLGITEEERQRRREEILSTSLKDFKDFTDAMEAVKNKGVVVAVASPEDVDAAKKDRPDFFQVKKAL; this is encoded by the exons ATGGAAAGGGCGGCACTGGTTCGCTGTCTGCCGTGCTCTTCGGTTTTGTGCCGAACGTACTTACACTCTCATTCTCACGCCTGTCGCCGTTTCTCCATTCCATCTTTCCCAACCTTTTCGAGACCTTCTTCATTCCTCCGCCGCCGCCCCTCCAGATTGCTTCCGTCTTCTTCCTCGCCCCCTCACTTCAGAACCTCCTCCAACCGTTTCTCTTCGTTCTCCCCTCAAGCTGTTCTTTCTccctctccttctccttctccttcccCTCCCCCAG CCTTTCCTCAGGTTAAGGATGAAGTTGCCCTTGAATTGGGCTTTCAGAAAGTCTCCGAGGAATTCATTCCGGAATGCAAATCTAAAGTGGTGCTTTTCAGGCATATCAAGACTGGGGCTCAAGTCATGTCTGTTTCCAATGACGATGAGAATAAAGTGTTTGGAATAGTTTTCCGCACTCCTCC CAAAGACTCCACTGGTATCCCTCACATCTTGGAGCATAGCGTCTTATGCGGCTCGCGAAAATACCCTTTGAAAGAACCATTTGTTGAATTATTGAAAGGAAGCTTGAACACTTTCCTCAACGCATTCACCTATCCCGATAGGACATGCTACCCAGTTGCTTCCACAAATTCAAAG GATTTCTATAACTTGGTTGACGTCTATCTCGATGCTGTATTCTTTCCCAGATGTGTCGAGGACTTTCAGATTTTTCAACAGGAGGGCTGGCACTTTGAGCTCAATGATCCTTCCGAAGATATCACTTATAAAG GTGTTGTGTTTAATGAGATGAAGGGTGTCTACTCTCAACCAGATAATATACTTGGGCGTGCTTCTCAGCAG GCTCTTTTCCCAGACAATACCTATGGCGTTGACAGTGGAGGTGATCCTAGAGTTATTCCCAAGTTAACATTTGAAGAATTTAAG GAATTTCACCGCAAGTATTACCATCCTAGTAATTCACGCATATGGTTTTATGGAAATGATGATCCAAATGAGCGGCTCCGAATCCTAAAAG AATATTTAGACTTATTTGATTCTAGTTTGGCCTCTGAAGAATCAAGGGTTGAACCACAGGCACTATTTTCAAAGCCAGTCCGAATTGTTGAGACGTATCCTGCTGGAGAAGAGGGTGATTTGAAGAAGAAGCACATGGTCTGTCTTAACTGGTTGCTCTCTGATAAGCCCTTGGACCTGGAAACGGAGCTAACAATAGGATTTCTGAATCACCTTCTGTTGGGCACTCCTGCTTCACCACTGAGGAAAATTTTGCTAGAAAGTGAACTGGGTGATGCCATTGTTGGTGGTGGGGTTGAAGACGAACTACTCCAGCCTCAATTTAGCATTGGAATGAAGGGTGTTTCTGAAGATGATATTCATAAAGTAGAAGAACTGGTCACAAGTACACTTAAAAAATTGGCAGAGGAAGGTTTTGATACAGATGCCATTGAGGCTTCTATGAATACAATTGAATTTTCTTTGAGAGAGAACAACACCGGGTCATTTCCTCGTGGATTGTCTCTTATGCTCCAGTCCATG GGTAAATGGATTTATGATATGAATCCCTTTGAGCCATTGAAGTATGAGAAGCCTCTTGAAGGTCTAAAATCTAGAATATCAAAGGAGGGCTCTAAGTCTGTTTTTTCTCCTCTAATAGAGAAATTCATCTTGAACAACCCACATAAAGTTACCGTGGAAATGCAG CCCGATCCTGAAAAAGCTGCTCGTGAGGAAGCTACTGAGAAACAGATATTGCAGAAAGTTAAAACTAGTATGACAGCAGAAGATCTGGCAGAGTTGACCCGTGCTACACATGAGCTTCGGCTTAAGCAGGAAACCCCTGACCCACCTGAAGCGTTAAAAACTGTTCCTAGCCTTTCTCTACAAGATATTCCTAAAGAACCTATTCGTGTTCCCACTGAG GTTGGTGATATCAATGGTGTAAAAGTTTTGCAACATGATCTTTTCACCAATGATGTTCTTTACACTGAAATAGTATTCAACATGAATTCATTGAAGCAAGAGCTTCTTCCATTAGTGCCACTGTTTTG CCAATCATTGTTAGAGATGGGAACGAAGGACCTTACTTTTGTCCAATTAAACCAATTAATTGGGAGGAAAACTGGAGGAATATCAGTTTATCCATTCACATCATCAGTGCGGGGCAAGGAAGATCCATGTAGTCACATGATTGTTCGAGGCAAAGCCATGGCTGGATGTGTTGAAGACCTTTATGACTTG GTTAATTCTGTTCTTCAAGATGTCCAATTTACAGACCAACAGCGTTTCAAACAATTTGTTTCCCAGAGTAGAGCAAGAATGGAG AATCGGTTAAGAGGAAGTGGTCACGGAATTGCAGCTGCAAGGATGGATGCAAAACTAAATGCAGCAGGTTGGATGTCAGAAAAGATGGGAGGTCTAAG TTACCTTGAATTCCTCGAGACTCTTGAAGAGAGAGTTGATGAAGACTGGGTTGATATCTCATCTTCTCTTGAGGAAATTCGCAAATCTATATTTTCCAAACAAGGCTGCTTGGTAAATGTCACTGCTGATAGGAAAAACCTTGCAAACGCAGAGAAAGTTGTGAGCAAATTTGTTGATCTGCTTCCCACTAGCTCTCCCATTGCAACAACTCCTCGTAATTTTAGACTTCCATTGACAAATGAAGCTATTGTGATTCCTACTCag GTTAATTATGTCGGAAAAGCAGCCAACATTTATGATGTTGGTTATCAGTTTAATGGGAGTGCATACGTTATTTCCAAATATATTAGCAATACATGGTTGTGGGATCGGGTTCGTGTCAGTGGTGGAGCTTACGGAGGCTTCTGTGATTTTGATACTCACTCAG GGGTGTTCTCCTTCTTATCTTATCGTGACCCCAATTTGCTGAAGACACTTGATGTATATGATGGAACTGGTGACTTCTTAAGAAAACTACAAATAGATGACGACACTTTGACAAAAGCCATAATTGGAACCATTGGGGATGTAGATGCTTATCAGCTTCCGGATGCCAAAGGTTATAGTAG TATGTTGCGGTACTTACTGGGTATCACAGAGGAAGAAAGACAAAGAAGACGTGAAGAAATATTATCTACTAG TTTGAAGGACTTCAAAGATTTTACGGATGCAATGGAAGCAGTTAAGAACAAAGGGGTTGTGGTTGCAGTGGCATCTCCAGAGGATGTAGACGCAGCTAAAAAGGACCGTCCCGATTTTTTTCAAGTGAAGAAAGCTCTTTAG